TACTCGCCGACGATCTGGTAGGACGCTTCCTTCTCGGTGTCGAGATCGACCACCGTCACATGGGCCCCAAAGGCGATTTTGTCGCCGGGATTGCGCTTGGGATCGATCACCTGGGACTCGCCCAGGATGCCCTCAAGCTGCCGGATGCGCGCCTCGGTCAGACCCTGCTTGTCCTTGGCGGCGTGATACTCGGCATTCTCCTTCAGGTCGCCGTGCTCACGCGCTTCCTCGATGGCACGCGAGATGGCGTGGCGATCCTCGTTCTTGAGTTTCTTCAGTTCTGCGGACAGGCGCTCGAAGCCGTCCGGTGTGATCGGCGAACTCACGGTCTTCTGTCTCCCGGAAATCCGTCTTGCGACAGTGTTGTCACTGCCGTCATCGCACCGATACGGTACCGTCGTCAACGACGGACGAAGCGCCCGACAAGCTCAAGATGATGCGACCAGAGGAACTGGTCGAAGGTGCCGCCGCGACCCCGGTGGGGCATGACGTCCACGACTATTGACGTCGAGCCCGCGCCGCGCCAGCGCCTCGATCAGCAGACCCTGTTTCCATGTGCCATAGAGGTCCGGGCTTGCGTGCTGCAGGGCGCATCCGCCGCATCAATCTGCATGACGGCAGGGCGGATCATCGCGCTGCGGTGATGTTTCGAGGAGGTCCAGCACCCGCGCCGTGATGCCGTCATCACGCAACGCGCCTGTCTCGACCGTGACACGCTCGCCGGGCAGTGCGCCGGCGACAAGGACAGGGTGCCCGTTGTGACCGGCGATACCGTCTCCGCGTGCGCCCAAGCGGTCGATCGTCAGGTCCAGCCGTTGTTTGCGGGGCTTGTGCGCCATCGCGTCAGGCCGCGTCGAGGACGTTGAGACAGGTGCGGGCGACTTCGCGATCGCGGCCGTTGCGGGTCAGCACGGCATAGAGCGCGCGATCGGTCGAGATGGCTCGGTCGAGCGCCGGAACCAGCGTTCCGGCCTCGAGGTGGCGTTCGATCATGCCGTGCCAGCCGAGCGCGAGGCCCCGCCCGGCGGCGGCCGCCTCGAGCAGATAGACATAGTTGCCGAAGCCGGTGTAGCGCGGCGTGAAAGCGGGCGTGCCGATCCGGCCGAACCACTCGTCCCAGGTAATCCAGCCCTCGTTGGGGCGCGTGTTCTCCAGGAACGGCAAGTCGAACCAGCCCGACACACCGCGTGCGAGGGCCTCGTGGTTCTCTTCGGCGAAGCCGGGGGAGCAGATCGGCGTCACGGCTTCGGGCAGGGCGACGACGTGTTCGTCGGGTGCCGCGCCCAGCACCTTATAGGCGAAGATCAGGTCGATCGACGGCACCATGAGCGCCTCAAGCACATCGTACTCGATGGTCATGATCCGTATGCGGGTCTCCTCGCCGACGGCCTGCTGCAACGCCTCGAAGCGCGGCAGCAGATAGAGGTGCGAGATCTCGTGCGTGCAGGCCAGCGTGAGCTGGTTGTCACCGGTGGCATGGGCAATCGCCATGGCGGCCGACTGCACGGCCTCCAGGCCGGAGAGCACCGCGCGATAGAAGCGGTCGCCGTCGGCGGTCAGTTCGAGCGATCGTCCGCTGCGGGCGAAGAGTCTGGTCCTGAGGCGGGACTCCAGCGTGGCGATGTGCCTGCTGATGGCCGATTGCGATGTGTTGAGCTCCGCCGCGGCCCGGCTGAAGTTGTTGAGTCGCGCCGAGCTTTCAAAGGCAAGGAGCGCGCTGGTCGAGGGAATCCATCGGCGTTCAATCATATCAGTTTTGATATCAATAGCTTGTCAAGAAGGCAATCAACAGAGATCCCGGTCTGAGGTATAGTCCCGATCATTGCACGATTTGACCCGAGGCCGCAGAAGGAGAAACGAAATGGTGCGACTGGTCGAGTTCGACGCCCATGTGGAGGCGCTCACAAGGTTTGTCGAGGACACGCCACGCGAGGAGATCATCGGTGCCACGGTCGACCGCCTGCGCGGTGGGGCCGATCCGCTCGATCTCGTGCGGGCTGCGGCGCTGGGCGTGTCGCGCTCGTCGGAACTGCCGTCCGACCATCACGGTGGCCCCATCCATCCGATCGCGGGTATTCACGCTGTCGTCGGCCTCACGA
The sequence above is a segment of the Rhodospirillales bacterium genome. Coding sequences within it:
- the greA gene encoding transcription elongation factor GreA, producing the protein MTPDGFERLSAELKKLKNEDRHAISRAIEEAREHGDLKENAEYHAAKDKQGLTEARIRQLEGILGESQVIDPKRNPGDKIAFGAHVTVVDLDTEKEASYQIVGEYEADLDASRISIKSPIARALMGKELGDDVAFKTPRGERELEITSISY
- a CDS encoding LysR family transcriptional regulator gives rise to the protein MIERRWIPSTSALLAFESSARLNNFSRAAAELNTSQSAISRHIATLESRLRTRLFARSGRSLELTADGDRFYRAVLSGLEAVQSAAMAIAHATGDNQLTLACTHEISHLYLLPRFEALQQAVGEETRIRIMTIEYDVLEALMVPSIDLIFAYKVLGAAPDEHVVALPEAVTPICSPGFAEENHEALARGVSGWFDLPFLENTRPNEGWITWDEWFGRIGTPAFTPRYTGFGNYVYLLEAAAAGRGLALGWHGMIERHLEAGTLVPALDRAISTDRALYAVLTRNGRDREVARTCLNVLDAA